A region of the Dysidea avara chromosome 9, odDysAvar1.4, whole genome shotgun sequence genome:
CGAGCCCTACGTACTAGTACAGGCATAGATACAAGATAGTAGATCTTAATGCtattatagtgaaataatgCTATTGTCGTCAAGGCGAATCGTGAGAGCGACCGCCTTGTCGTTTAGAAGATGCCGCTTTGGAACATCCGGAAGGCTAAAAGGTGATGCTTTAGAACACTTTTACTACAGTAAATTGATTGTGTCTGGTGTACCAACATCATTTGCCAGCAAGTCAATAAGAAAGAATGAACCCAGTGAGCCTATTGATTTAGTAAAGGCTCGTTATGAACATGCAAATTACGTTTGGCAAATCAACCAACTTGTAAAAGATATTGTGTATGTGCAAGAGGATGAAAATTATCCAGATTGTGTGTTTGTGGAAGATCCAGCGGTTGTGTTCAATGGTACGGCACTGATAATGAAACTTGGTCACCCATCACGGGTTGGAGAGTCACAGAACATGAAGTGTGTGTTGGAGAGTTTAGATTTACACATAGTGGAACTGAGCAAACTCTCTCCAACAGCTACAATGGATGGTGGAGATGTACTTTTCACTGGCAAAGAATTTCTGATTGGGTTATCGGCACGTACCAATAAGGTAGCATTATGTAGTTGTATTACCATGCATATTGGTACAGACAATGCCTTTGGTGCTCATATCTGAAAGCTCCTGGTACAGACCATGTGCAACATGTTCTGCCGTGGCTTCAGGTTTCATGATGTTACTTACTTTTATTTACCTttaattacttaattatatgTAAAACAAGGCCCAAATTGTTATGGGAACTACACATTGGGAATTTATGGTTCCATATATAGTACCATCTATCTACTATGTAAAGCTGAAATGATGTCTGTCTGTCCATGATCCAGGTAACTCCTGAACAGGAGCACTGATTGACCCCGGATTTGATGCATTTTAATCGGCATCAAGCTGGCACCAGGGAGTTTACTAATAGAAATTTCTAGCATGCCCCATGTGCTGTACAGTGCCAAAAAACCGTCATTACCGCAAGTTCATAAACAGGTTTTTGAGCTCAGCTACTTCCCGCTCGCTACATGGAATGACAACACCGTTGATCTACATTATAATGAACACCCCTTGGTGGTAGTTACACGGCAATTTCTACCACTAGGATTTCACTATGGAAAAGAAATCTTCAACATTTTCTGATACATGCCATGCCCACATTTCATCCGTAATTAACTTCAAACTCTACAAACCTACTCTCTACCCCAAATTGTATACCTATGGTGGAATTCATGCCTACAACTAATGAGCTAACCTTACAATTCAGCAAAAGAAAGGAAAATTGAaggtataatatgtgactggattttggaaaaacgatccaaatcgcacattagaagttccgagataaacagttttaaagaattgaagccagcataactctccaaggatagcaagcacacgtatgaaatttacacaaaagatgcatcaatctgttacctttcaagccacttccagtacttgtagctgcttgtacagtttcccgccaaataagatagaaaatctgagcagttggacgagcgaagtagtatcacgagtgctcacaaaggggtggaggctggggggtggcggagagggcaagagatagacctcaaaatggaggcagaccacgattggagtccagacacgagattacagggctgtgctggctccttagtggctgatatgtagcaaaatcaacagagaacacgtctggccaacattataaggctgtccaccagtaaaccactgactcttgccaagcctggtccttcacaaggcctgaaaccgccatttgagcactccacaccacccagacaagacgtgtgtaaaaaccagcctcgtgtagtttgagtagtgctgagggtcaaaacttgtagtacgatagtgtagctatccactggtggtgttagtttgattttgcctgatgtgcgatttggatcggttctgtaaaatc
Encoded here:
- the LOC136265760 gene encoding N(G),N(G)-dimethylarginine dimethylaminohydrolase 1-like encodes the protein MLLSSRRIVRATALSFRRCRFGTSGRLKGDALEHFYYSKLIVSGVPTSFASKSIRKNEPSEPIDLVKARYEHANYVWQINQLVKDIVYVQEDENYPDCVFVEDPAVVFNGTALIMKLGHPSRVGESQNMKCVLESLDLHIVELSKLSPTATMDGGDVLFTGKEFLIGLSARTNKEGIEAFAEVFHDYPVAAVQSETLHLKSMCSMVGVGVIAISSTPAGRQAQYEIEQKAHYKYDYLIFPDDGAANCLFINGVVLHATPEEYPRSYHVWYDYNRYPKIEVPNSEMAKAGGLLTCSSICIN